The following is a genomic window from Solanum lycopersicum chromosome 6, SLM_r2.1.
TCTAGAGCTTACGAACAGTTACAGAGATACCAAATCACAGAAACAGCAGAAATTAACATTAGATCTACATCTAATGCGCCTAACAACTGATCTAACCACCAAACCCATAGAGTGTCCTTCCCTGTCTCTTGAGGGCATAGACAACATCCATAGCAGTAACAGTCTTCCTCCTGGCGTGCTCAGTGTAGGTTACAGAATCACGAATCACATTCTCCAAAAAGATCTTCAACACTCCACGGGTCTCCTCATAGATTAGACCAGAGATACGCTTCACACCACCCCTACGAGCAAGCCTGCGAATAGCTGGCTTAGTGATACCCTGGATATTGTCTCTTAGAACCTTCCTGTGCCTCTTGGCTCCTCCCTTTCCCAATCCCTTTCCTCCCTTTCCACGACCAGACATTTTCACAGAGAAATTTGAAGAGGATGAAGTTTCTAGGGTTTTGAAATTGGGTGAATTGAGCTCTTTTGGGTGGTGGATATTTATATTTGGTGGACGGGTTTGAAATGTGACGGAAAATCAATCGTAGCCGCTCAATATTTGGGGATTTACTTGGTGATCGACGGATAGTAATGGTGATCCATGTGAAAAGTGGAAACTGAATATTAACCGTTAGATTGGAAGGAATCTGATCCGTGTGAGAGAGATCTAGGGATGTTAATAGATTTTCCTACTTTGTTAATAACTATTCTTTTATCTTATAATACTTGTTCACTTTTAACTTTACAcattattaaagaaaattataaattgagtggtaattttattaatcaccatttgaatatatatgataaatataacGTGTTAAAAGTATATATTAGAAAATTGACTATAATTAATGAGAAGGGAAAATTAGAAGCTAAATATAAAACTATACATTGATTTCATTAAATGAACAAGTATTGTTGAACATTCAAAATAGTATAGTAGACAATTATTATTGGACGGAGGAATTACTAATTATGTAAAAGAAAATTGGttgatttcaatttttctgATATTGTCCATTTTAATCTAAATCGTGACGTTTTCCCTCAAAAAGCCTCTCGTCATTGAGGGTAAACCATACTTCTTCTTTTTCGGTTGTCGTAGTTTCTTTTTAAGAGTCAATATTTTAAGatgcattttttatttcatactgatatgaaaaaatataatttatagtatttttcgtatagttttgaatttctaaaatttaatttaaaataatcgaattgatataatttaatttagctttgaaaattagtcaatttGACTCTTAGattgtgattggtatgaaggaaaacatttttcggAAAAAtgtttccaattttctcatgtttggttgcgtaacatatttttcaaatcaactcattttcctcaaatttaatgaaaatgacTTTTCTTCAAAACTTgacgaaatttttttttaaaactttcatccaacttcaaattacaatttttttgttgaaaaaataaatttgaaacttatttttaaaaatatttttcaacttcaatttttctttACCCCACCCCTTACCCCGCACCCCTCCCcccaaaaaagaataaaaatttaatgtttgtttttaaaaaatacttttaacttccaaattttattttcaccCCACAACATCCcctcaaaaaaaaagtttgtttcAATTTCAATGCAAATTGTTTTTTACTTTCTGCTCACCAATCtataatgagaaaataaattagttattttgaaggaaaacattttcaatCATACCGAGCACACCCTTAAAAAACTCAACATGACATCTAAAAGAAAGAAGTACATTGTGAGTGtttttggtatgaaggaaaatatttttcaaaaaaagttttctaattttctcatgtttggttggaataaaagttttggaaaatgtttttcaaatcaactcattttcctcaaaattaaggaaaatgacttttcttcaaaaattaaggaaaacattttctaaaactctcctctaatttcaaattacattttttttgggaaaaaacatcaatttaaaaaaatattttttcacctgATCCCTGACCCCCCACTTACCCACCCACCACCGGCCAGCCCCCGCCAACCCCACCCCCTCCCGAAAagattaattttactttttaaaaatattttcaattttaaatttttatttttaaactcctacctCCCTCCCGCCAGCCCCCTACCACCCACCCAACCCAAAAAAGattgtttgttaaaaatattatcaaattcaaatttttatttttcagtccTACCCTCTCCCCTGCCCCTCCactccatttaaaaaaatattttcaatttcataaattttctactttagtaaaaataaaaaatatctcttaaaaacatttttcattcataaatcaaacactaaaaatcagttccgaaaaatattttctactcactaatcaaacatgagaaaataagtttaatatttacttgtttttgagaaaaacattttccatgaaaaatattttccttcgtaACAAACGCACCCTATAAGTAACTTGCTTTTATTTTCTAGCTATCAACtgacattaattatttttctttattgtgCATGCGTATTTGAAGatataagtaaaaatagaatttaGTTGGATTTCCCTCCTTTCTGATTAACAGTGAATTTGGATTCAAGAATCAAGAAGTGGCTTTTCTATATTTacatttttctcctttcttgaaTTCTCATTTTCCATCGGTTCAGCTCCAAGCTAAGTTCTTCCACTTTGTTCTTTGTTGAAGAAAATTTGTTCTGTGATCCACAATGTCCACTTTTGGAGTTTCCGATCATCTAATCAGCATGCATGATTTCATCCTTTGCTATTTCTGCGAAACTCGAGTTGCATTCATCGAGGACTTCATTCCTAATGTGAGGATTCTCTCTGCATCAATTTGGCTTAATTCTTGACTCATTATGTTCATGATCTTGTCTTGTACACGTTGCAGGCGGATGACTTAGTGTATGGAGGGTACATTAATAGATTGTAAGTCTCATGATTTCAGAAATTGcttattttttgtgatttatgAAATTGTGATTTGCCTAAGCTTTTTTCTGAGGTTTGTGTATTATATGTAGGTTTCATTATAGGGCAATAATTAACCACCGAGGTCATCTAGAACAACGTGATGGAAATACCCTACTCAATACTTACTGTGTCCAATGTGGAGTGTGGTTCGGCTGGAAACTTGTAAGATACTTACTAATATTAAAAAGCATTTGATTTGGTTGCTCTATATTTCTTAAACTACAGAATTTATGATTTCTTCAGGTTAGGACTATCCAACAGTCGGATTATTTTGTAGTAGGAAGATACTTTATGAAACTGTAAGTTTCGAATTACAAATTTGCAAATTGAGACTGTCTGTGTATGTAAACGAATAAATGTAGTATGACTTGTAAGGTGTTTATTCAAATGAATATTTTGTGGCAGGGAGCTGCTTATATACCAGAGTGGTCGAACACTGCATGATGTTGTCTTTGGAGTCGCTAATCAACAGGCTCCTAATGGAGGTGCTAATGCTGTTCAAAATGAAGTTGCGAATGAACAGGATCCTAATGGAGGTGCTAATGTTGTTCAAAATGAAGTCGTGAATGAACAGTATCCTAATGGAGGTGCGAATGCTGTTCAAAATGAAGTCGCGAATGAACAGGCTCCTAATGGAGGTGCTAATGCTGTTCAAAATAGAATCGCTAATGAACCGGCTCCTAATGGAGGTGCTAATGCTGTTCAAAATAGAGTCGCTAATGAACCGGCTCCTAATGGAGGTGCTAATGCTGTTCAAAATGAAGTCGTGAATGGACAGGATCCTAATGGAGGTGCTAATGCTGTTCAAAATGAAGTCGCGAATGAACAGGCTCCTAATGGAGGTGCTAATGCTGTTCAAAATAGAGTCGCTAATGAACCGGCTCCTAATGGAGGTACTAATGCTGTTCAAAATAGAGTCGCTAATGAACCGGCTCCTAATGGAGGTGCTAATGCTGTTCAAAATGAAGTCGTGAATGAACATGATCCTAATGGAGGTGCTAATGCTGTTCAAAATGAAGTCGCGAATGAACAGGCTCCTGATGGAGGTGCTAATGCTGTTCAAAATGAAGTCGTGAATGAACAGGCTCCTAATGGAGGTGCTAATGCTGCTCAAAATGGAGTCGGTAATGAACAGGCTCCTAATGGAGGTGCTAATGCTGTTCAAAATGAAGTCGTGAATGAACATGATCCTAATGGAGGTGCTAATGCTGTTCAAAATGGAGTTGCTAATGAACAGGCTCCTGATGGAGGTGCTAATGCTGTTCAAAACGGAGTCGCTAATGAACAAAATCGTGGTCAACATCTAGACAGGATAATGAGACTAAGAACACTTAGACCACGACGGAATAGACCGTATTGATGAATATGCAGACATTGATAGCCTACTCATGCTGATCAAAGTAAAGAAAGATACACTCTTTCTGAAATAGAGTTCATACTTTACAAAATGCTAATGTATAATTGTGtgatatttctttttctctttttgatttgGGGATCATGTTAGTACTTCAGGTTGGAACAAAGCAATTGACATTGAACTTTTTACCTGTTTGAGCATTGA
Proteins encoded in this region:
- the LOC101252889 gene encoding histone H4, coding for MSGRGKGGKGLGKGGAKRHRKVLRDNIQGITKPAIRRLARRGGVKRISGLIYEETRGVLKIFLENVIRDSVTYTEHARRKTVTAMDVVYALKRQGRTLYGFGG
- the LOC112941716 gene encoding uncharacterized protein — its product is MSTFGVSDHLISMHDFILCYFCETRVAFIEDFIPNADDLVYGGYINRLFHYRAIINHRGHLEQRDGNTLLNTYCVQCGVWFGWKLVRTIQQSDYFVVGRYFMKLELLIYQSGRTLHDVVFGVANQQAPNGGANAVQNEVANEQDPNGGANVVQNEVVNEQYPNGGANAVQNEVANEQAPNGGANAVQNRIANEPAPNGGANAVQNRVANEPAPNGGANAVQNEVVNGQDPNGGANAVQNEVANEQAPNGGANAVQNRVANEPAPNGGTNAVQNRVANEPAPNGGANAVQNEVVNEHDPNGGANAVQNEVANEQAPDGGANAVQNEVVNEQAPNGGANAAQNGVGNEQAPNGGANAVQNEVVNEHDPNGGANAVQNGVANEQAPDGGANAVQNGVANEQNRGQHLDRIMRLRTLRPRRNRPY